A single Oncorhynchus nerka isolate Pitt River linkage group LG10, Oner_Uvic_2.0, whole genome shotgun sequence DNA region contains:
- the LOC115136243 gene encoding heart- and neural crest derivatives-expressed protein 1-like, translating to MNLIGSYQHHHLMHETFPFVQRCHQDNPYFQSWVVNHGEVPPDFQIQSPYSTEFGAQGPAHDSQLDAPSARTGKRRASGPKKERRRTESINTAFAELRECIPNVPADTKLSKIKTLRLATSYIAYLMDVLAKDTGETEGFNAEIKKYDNRDLKRKRETNEDLQESLGNEKKFKGRTGWPQQVWALELNQ from the exons ATGAACCTTATTGGGAGCTACCAGCATCATCATCTGATGCACGAGACCTTTCCATTCGTCCAGAGGTGTCATCAAGATAACCCGTACTTCCAAAGCTGGGTGGTGAACCACGGCGAAGTCCCTCCTGATTTCCAGATCCAGTCTCCGTACTCCACGGAGTTTGGGGCTCAGGGTCCGGCTCACGACAGCCAGCTGGACGCTCCCTCAGCGCGCACTGGGAAGAGGAGAGCCTCGGGGCCGAAGAAGGAGCGGAGGAGGACGGAGAGCATCAACACTGCGTTCGCCGAACTGAGAGAATGTATACCAAACGTACCGGCAGACACGAAACTGTCCAAAATAAAAACATTACGATTAGCAACAAGTTATATTGCCTACCTAATGGACGTGCTGGCTAAAGACACTGGAGAGACCGAGGGATTCAATGCCGAAATCAAGAAATATGATAACAGAGATTTGAAACGGAAACGGGAAACG AACGAGGACCTGCAAGAGTCATTAGGAAACGAGAAAAAGTTCAAAGGGCGGACAGGTTGGCCTCAGCAAGTCTGGGCTTTGGAATTGAACCAGTGA